One segment of Fusarium oxysporum f. sp. lycopersici 4287 chromosome 7, whole genome shotgun sequence DNA contains the following:
- a CDS encoding 40S ribosomal protein S14 (At least one base has a quality score < 10) has product MAPKKTTTRAPQENISLGPSVRDGELVFGVARIFASFNDTFVHVTDLSGRETITRVTGGMKVKADRDESSPYAAMLAAQDVAARCKELGINALHIKIRATGGNGTKTPGPGAQSALRALARAGMKIGRIEDVTPTPSDSTRRKGGRRGRRL; this is encoded by the exons ATGGCTCCCAAGAAGACCACCACCCGCGCTCCCCAGGAGAACATCTCCCTCGGACCCTCCGTTCGCGATG GCGAGCTGGTCTTCGGCGTTGCCCGTATCTTCGCCTCCTTCAACGATACCTTCGTCCACGTCACCGATCTGAG TGGCCGTGAGACCATCACCCGTGTTACTGGTGGTATGAAGGTCAAGGCCGATCGTGACGAGTCCTCCCCCTACGCTGCCATGTTGGCTGCCCAGGACGTCGCTGCCCGCTGCAAGGAGCTTGGCATCAACGCTCTTCACATCAAGATCCGTGCCACTGGTG GTAACGGTACCAAGACCCCCGGTCCCGGTGCCCAGTCCGCTCTCCGTGCCCTCGCCCGTGCTGGCATGAAGATCGGCCGAATTGAGGACGTTACCCCTACTCCCTCCGACTCTACCCGCAGAAAGGGTGGTCGCCGTGGTCGTCGTCTCTAA
- a CDS encoding 60S ribosomal protein L7 produces the protein MGATVPTNDQILVPETLLKKRKSQEKARAERTDAIEKKKAANKEKRQVIFKRAEKYVQEYRDAEREKIRLHRVAKAEDSAFVPAEAKLIFVVRIKGINKMPPKPRKILQLLRLLQINNGVFVKVTKAITEMLKVVEPWIAYGYPNLKTVKELVYKRGYGKVNKQRVALTDNAIVEENLGKYGIVCVEDLIHEIYTVGPNFKQASNFLWPFKLSNPTGGFRPRKFKHFIEGGDLGNREEAINALVRQMN, from the exons ATGGGTGCTAC CGTTCCTACCAACGACCAGATCCTGGTCCCCGAGacccttctcaagaagcgcaagtcTCAGGAGAAGGCCCGCGCTGAGCGCACCGACGccattgagaagaagaaggct GCCAACAAGGAGAAGCGTCAGGTCATCTTCAAGCGTGCTGAGAAGTACGTCCAGGAGTACCGTGATGCTGAGCGTGAGAAGATCCGTCTTCACCGCGTCGCCAAGGCCGAGGACTCTGCTTTCGTCCCTGCCGAGGCTAAGCTGATCTTCGTCGTCCGCATCAAGGGTATCAACAAGATGCCCCCCAAGCCCCGCAAGatcctccagctcctccGTCTCCTCCAGATCAACAACGGTGTCTTCGTCAAGGTCACCAAGGCCATCACTGAGATGCTCAAGGTCGTCGAGCCCTGGATCGCCTACGGTTACCCCAACCTGAAGACCGTCAAGGAGCTCGTCTACAAGCGTGGTTACGGAAAGGTCAACAAGCAGCGTGTTGCCCTCACCGACAACGCCATCGTTGAGGAGAACCTCGGCAAGTACGGCATTGTCTGTGTTGAGGATCTCATCCACGAGATCTACACTGTCGGCCCCAACTTCAAGCAGGCCTCCAACTTCCTCTGGCCCTTCAAGCTTTCCAACCCCACTGGTGGCTTCCGCCCCCGCAAGTTCAAGCACTTCATCGAGGGTGGTGACCTTGGTAACCGCGAGGAGGCTATCAACGCTCTCGTCCGCCAGATGAACTAA
- a CDS encoding 40S ribosomal protein S14, whose product MRNMKFGEENCCVIWFNEANLGDSSGRETITRVTGGMKVKADRDESSPYAAMLAAQDVAARCKELGINALHIKIRATGGNGTKTPGPGAQSALRALARAGMKIGRIEDVTPTPSDSTRRKGGRRGRRL is encoded by the exons ATGAGGAACATGAAATTTGGAGAAGAAAATTGCTGTGTTATATGGTTCAATGAGGCTAACTTGGGTGATTCCAGTGGCCGTGAGACCATCACCCGTGTTACTGGTGGTATGAAGGTCAAGGCCGATCGTGACGAGTCCTCCCCCTACGCTGCCATGTTGGCTGCCCAGGACGTCGCTGCCCGCTGCAAGGAGCTTGGCATCAACGCTCTTCACATCAAGATCCGTGCCACTGGTG GTAACGGTACCAAGACCCCCGGTCCCGGTGCCCAGTCCGCTCTCCGTGCCCTCGCCCGTGCTGGCATGAAGATCGGCCGAATTGAGGACGTTACCCCTACTCCCTCCGACTCTACCCGCAGAAAGGGTGGTCGCCGTGGTCGTCGTCTCTAA
- a CDS encoding eukaryotic translation initiation factor 3 subunit C, producing the protein MNESLAKQKVTPKKMNAIQARSLNAVKQKVKKTNKEYQTQIDAYRADKDGFMESSDNEPVAPAPKPKKVSLQVDAAPTEEGDDDGFATVGKGGRTLQYTPESIFKHLRTIMESRGKKNTDRTEQIKTMEKLHEIATTPYQKIRVLLTLVSTRFDVGSGGAAAMSVEHWKAAEKELSSLLQVLEDNHDYVVVENAEEWDDDDKPPTLQEGEKHIKVPGSIVSYIERLDDELVRSLQSIDPHTSEYIERLQDEGALYNIIFRGLLYYEYLRKDDSLEIPQDSVNRIVMRRLEHVYFKPAQVVKTFEENCWKVVGETVESVITPRDQAQNAGNLVNVLCNYLFSNSDGIIRARAMLCQVYFLALHGEYYKARDMMLMSHLQENIPNFDVQSQILYNRTLVQVGLCAFRKGLVYEAQNTLQEICGSGRQKELLAQGVMMQRYNQVSPEQERLEKQRQLPFHMHINLELLECVYLTCSMLLEIPLLAQTGSSPDVKKRVISKTYRRMLEYHERQIFTGPPENTRDHVMQASKALAAGEWKKSIDFIHSIKIWDLMPSAEEIKTMLSKQIQEEGLRTYLFTYAPFYDTLSIETLSTMFELDSTKVAAVISKMISHEELAASLDQVTSTVIFRKGVELSRLQSLALALSDKASALIESNERTLEQKTQGTSNAFERQGGRGRGGQRRGGGQGRGGARAGGNTQRQAGGTQFTGGALGAAVRG; encoded by the exons ATGAACGAGTCCCTCGCCAAGCAGAAGGTCACccccaagaagatgaacgcCATCCAAGCCCGATCTCTCAACGCCGTCAAGcaaaaggtcaagaagaccaacAAGGAATACCAGACCCAGATCGATGCTTACCGAGCGGACAAGGATGGCTTCATGGAGTCCTCAGACAACGAGCCCGTTGCCCCTGctcccaagcccaagaaggtTTCTCTCCAGGTCGACGCTGCTCCTACCGAGGAGGGCGACGACGATGGTTTCGCTACTGTCGGCAAGGGTGGACGCACACTCCAGTACACCCCCGAGAGCATCTTCAAGCACCTGCGAACCATTATGGAGTCCCGAGGAAAGAAGAACACCGACCGAACAGAGCAGATCAAGACTATGGAGAAGCTCCACGAGATCGCCACCACCCCCTACCAAAAGATCCGTGTTCTCCTTACCCTGGTTTCTACTCGCTTCGATGTTGGCTCTGGTGGCGCTGCTGCCATGTCTGTTGAGCACTGgaaggctgctgagaaggagctCTCAAGCCTTCTCCAAGTCCTCGAGGACAACCACGACTATGTCGTTGTCGAGAACGCTGAGGAGTgggacgacgacgacaagccCCCTACCCTGCAGGAGGGTGAGAAGCACATCAAGGTCCCTGGCAGCATTGTCTCTTACATCGAGCGTCTTGATGACGAGCTCGTCCGCTCCCTCCAGAGCATTGACCCTCATACTTCCGAGTACATCGAGCGATTGCAAGACGAGGGTGCTCTCTACAACATCATCTTCCGTGGCCTGCTCTACTATGAGTACCTCCGAAAGGATGACTCTCTTGAGATCCCCCAAGATAGCGTGAACCGAATCGTTATGCGCCGTTTGGAACACGTCTACTTCAAG CCCGCCCAAGTTGTCAAGACCTTCGAGGAGAACTGCTGGAAGGTTGTTGGCGAGACCGTCGAGTCTGTCATCACCCCCCGCGACCAAGCTCAGAACGCTGGCAACCTCGTCAATGTTCTTTGCAACTACCTGTTCAGCAACAGCGACGGTATTATCCGTGCCCGAGCCATGCTGTGCCAGGTTTACTTCCTCGCCCTCCACGGCGAGTACTACAAGGCCCGTGatatgatgttgatgtcCCATCTTCAGGAGAACATCCCCAACTTCGATGTGCAGAGCCAAATTCTTTACAACCGTACTCTGGTGCAAGTTGGTCTTTGTGCTTTCCGCAAGGGTCTTGTTTACGAGGCCCAGAACACTCTCCAGGAGATCTGCGGCAGTGGTCGCCAGAAGGAGTTGCTCGCTCAGGGTGTCATGATGCAGCGATACAACCAAGTGTCTCCTGAGCAGGAGCGACTTGAGAAGCAGCGACAACTGCCCTTCCACATGCACATCAACCTCGAACTCCTCGAGTGTGTGTACTTGACATGCAGCATGCTCCTCGAGATCCCTCTGCTGGCCCAGACTGGTTCATCTCCTGATGTCAAGAAGCGAGTGATCAGCAAGACCTACCGCCGTATGTTGGAGTACCATGAGAGACAAATCTTCACTGGTCCTCCTGAGAACACCCGCGACCACGTGATGCAAGCGTCCAAGGCCTTGGCTGCCGGTGAGTGGAAGAAGTCGATTGACTTCATCCACAGCATCAAGATCTGGGACTTGATGCCTAGCGCTGAGGAGATCAAGACCATGCTCTCCAAGCAGATCCAGGAGGAGGGTCTGCGAACCTACCTCTTCACCTACGCCCCCTTCTACGACACCCTCTCCATCGAGACCCTCAGCACCATGTTCGAGCTTGACTCGACCAAGGTTGCGGCAGTGATCAGCAAGATGATCAGCCACGAGGAGCTCGCTGCCTCTCTGGACCAAGTCACATCCACCGTCATCTTCCGCAAGGGTGTCGAGCTCAGCCGTCTCCAATCGCTTGCTCTCGCCCTATCAGACAAGGCCAGCGCGCTCATCGAGAGCAACGAGCGAACTCTGGAGCAAAAGACACAGGGAACTTCAAACGCATTCGAGCGAcaaggaggccgaggccgaggaggacAGAGACGGGGTGGGGGAcagggccgaggaggagCGCGAGCAGGTGGCAACACGCAGCGACAAGCTGGTGGAACACAGTTCACAGGTGGTGCGCTGGGAGCGGCTGTCCGGGGTTAG
- a CDS encoding DNA excision repair protein ERCC-6 (At least one base has a quality score < 10) yields MAFEDTVSDNREVDKAALLDRMVAVAQQSASRDDEDKEEQPNTEGLNEEDALRNLTGTVRDQNDLERDITLQANAALNEAEDKKDQNRIEKLEATKHRLQLQLDKEKKRLEKLAHSNVYQTRNIQKEIAKLDEEIRQVSNDISDFQARIKKRHEESSVDDSTKSKSTRLPGESHRDFLIRTGKITPFAKIGGPRPAGIQGQLADTILDAEEEAAAEQLGGELEGPASHQRLRRPGFADELDSEPEPPQPAPAVESEFSLRPRKKRRVQKERSPSADFEPEASGSESHDDDVWKQGNEDDLIREQRRQNKAKAKAADQEQIDLSKIDDGNEAHFKARLNDWVTRRSRARRARKQAVDVSTDAGESDDEEEEWFKPAPDFPDYNFGDDLKLPGDIHPSLFGYQKTGVQWLAELYKQNVGGIIGDEMGLGKTVQLIAFIAALHYSKKLRRPVIVVAPATLLRQWVSEFHRWWPPLRVSILHASGSGMMNPKFEDEYDLDHFQPLATKSEKAAQRIVNGVVKSGHVLVTTYTGLQTYAETLLPVEWDYAVLDEGHKIRNPNAEITVTCKELNTPNRVILSGTPVQNNLTELWSLFDFIYPMRLGTLVNFRAQFEIPIRQGGYANASNLQVMTAEKCAEALKETIGEYLLQRLKVDVAADLPEKTEQVLFCKLTDGQHKAYETFIKSDEVSAILNRRRQSLYGIDILRKICNHPDLLDKTLGKKAGYDFGNPKLSAKLQLTKDLLQKVMIPNGHKTLLFSQGKQMLNIIEKCISECGISYVRMDGETPVDQRQPMIDRFNESPDIHVFLMTTRTGGLGTNLTGADRIIIFDPDWNPSTDLQARERAWRLGQKKPVKIYRLMTEGTIEEKIYHRQIFKQFMTNKVLKDPKQRSSYDLSDLYDLFSYNTGEDASANRSELFKKAEVELPSGDGEQEQTSEPAQNVAGGTDVESKELRQMGLVAAMEDFREDKSVHDEKRMLDGIFAKSVNNAYDHEAIVNGPQKAQADISVLQQEANMVARQAAAHLRQAGAEARRIPIGTVTWTGEVGQAGRPGANRRRGGPSSAAIMSNLADRQGLDTGSGGSSRSGTPGADKNLKSKDFVAMIKTFINRHNGRVPSKMLVDHFNPYCPGKKQSDEFKAALDKVAVLNKTGGAGRGIWTLKPGVK; encoded by the coding sequence ATGGCATTTGAAGATACGGTCTCAGATAATCGAGAAGTCGACAAAGCAGCACTTCTTGATCGAATGGTTGCTGTTGCACAACAAAGCGCATctcgagatgatgaagacaaagaagagcAGCCGAACACCGAAGGTCtcaatgaagaagatgcgCTGCGCAATTTGACTGGCACCGTAAGAGATCAGAATGATCTTGAACGCGACATCACACTCCAAGCCAATGCTGCGCTCAACGAAGctgaggacaagaaggatcAAAACCGCATCGAAAAGTTGGAAGCCACCAAGCAtcggcttcagcttcaactggacaaagagaagaaacgCCTAGAGAAACTTGCTCACAGTAATGTCTACCAAACTCGGAACATCCAGAAGGAAATCGCAAAACTCGATGAAGAAATTAGACAAGTTAGCAACGACATCTCTGATTTCCAGGCACGAATAAAGAAGCGTCATGAAGAAAGCTCTGTGGATGACTCAACCAAGTCCAAATCTACCAGGCTTCCCGGTGAAAGCCACCGTGACTTTCTGATTCGAACCGGAAAGATTACACCATTTGCCAAGATTGGAGGACCACGACCTGCAGGAATTCAAGGCCAACTCGCCGATACAATTCTggatgcagaagaagaggcagcaGCTGAACAGCTTGGAGGAGAGCTTGAAGGGCCTGCTTCGCATCAACGACTTCGCAGACCTGGATTTGCTGACGAGCTTGATTCGGAACCTGAACCCCCTCAACCAGCCCCAGCTGTTGAGAGTGAGTTCTCGTTAAGGCCAAGGAAAAAACGTCGCGTTCAAAAGGAGCGTAGCCCGTCTGCGGATTTTGAACCCGAAGCATCCGGTTCTGAATCTCACGATGATGATGTCTGGAAGCAAGGGAACGAGGATGATCTAATTAGAGAGCAACGCCGTCAGAACAAAGCCAAGGCTAAGGCTGCCGATCAAGAGCAGATCGATCTTAGTAAGATCGATGATGGCAATGAAGCCCATTTCAAGGCCCGGTTGAACGACTGGGTGACTCGAAGAAGTCGTGCACGGAGGGCTCGGAAGCAAGCAGTCGACGTGTCTACTGATGCAGGAGAGagcgacgatgaagaagaagaatggtTCAAACCAGCCCCTGACTTTCCCGACTACAACTTTGGCGATGATCTGAAACTGCCTGGGGATATTCACCCGTCGCTCTTTGGATACCAAAAAACAGGCGTACAATGGCTTGCCGAACTTTATAAGCAGAACGTCGGAGGCATcattggtgatgagatgggtCTGGGAAAGACTGTACAGCTTATTGCCTTCATCGCAGCTCTTCACTACAGCAAAAAGCTACGCCGTCCTGTCATTGTTGTTGCGCCTGCTACACTTCTGCGACAATGGGTGAGTGAATTTCACCGCTGGTGGCCACCACTTCGTGTGTCCATCCTGCACGCTTCTGGCAGTGGTATGATGAATCCCAAGTTCGAAGACGAGTATGATCTGGATCATTTCCAGCCCTTAGCCACCAAGTCAGAAAAGGCTGCTCAAAGAATCGTCAACGGAGTCGTCAAGAGTGGGCATGTCTTGGTAACGACGTACACTGGCCTTCAGACATATGCCGAGACTTTGCTGCCAGTTGAATGGGACTACGCAGTTTTGGATGAAGGACACAAAATTCGCAACCCAAACGCCGAAATTACTGTTACCTGCAAAGAACTCAACACGCCGAATCGTGTTATTCTCTCAGGAACACCAGTCCAGAATAACCTGACCGAACTGTGGTCGCTCTTTGATTTTATCTATCCTATGCGGTTGGGAACCCTCGTCAATTTCAGAGCACAATTCGAGATCCCAATTCGTCAAGGTGGCTATGCCAACGCATCCAATCTGCAGGTCATGACAGCAGAGAAATGCGCGGAAGCACTTAAAGAAACCATTGGAGAATATCTACTTCAGCGCCTAAAGGTCGATGTCGCCGCCGATCTCCCAGAAAAGACGGAGCAAGTGTTGTTTTGCAAATTAACTGATGGCCAACATAAGGCGTATGAGACTTTCATCAAATCGGATGAGGTCTCGGCCATCTTGAATCGAAGGCGACAATCACTTTATGGCATTGACATATTACGCAAGATCTGTAACCACCCAGATCTGCTAGACAAGACTCTGGGAAAGAAGGCAGGCTACGACTTTGGGAACCCTAAGCTATCTGCGAAACTGCAGCTCACAAAAGATCTGCTACAAAAGGTCATGATTCCCAATGGACACAAGACGCTCCTCTTCTCACAAGGTAAACAAATGTTGAACATTATCGAGAAGTGCATTAGCGAATGTGGAATCTCTTATGTGCGAATGGATGGAGAGACACCCGTCGACCAGCGCCAGCCAATGATTGATAGATTCAATGAAAGTCCGGATATTCATGTCTTCCTCATGACAACTCGCACCGGAGGTTTAGGAACTAATCTCACTGGTGCTgatcgcatcatcatctttgacCCTGACTGGAACCCTTCAACAGATCTCCAAGCTCGAGAAAGAGCATGGAGACTCGGTCAGAAGAAGCCGGTAAAAATCTACAGACTTATGACGGAAGGGACCATCGAAGAGAAGATATATCACCGCCAGATTTTCAAGCAGTTCATGACGAACAAAGTCCTGAAGGATCCAAAGCAGCGTAGCAGTTATGACCTGTCAGACCTCTACGATCTCTTCAGTTACAACACAGGAGAAGATGCGAGTGCCAACCGAAGCGAGCTCTTCAAGAAAGCAGAAGTTGAACTTCCTTCCGGCGATGGCGAACAGGAGCAAACGTCAGAACCAGCTCAGAATGTGGCAGGCGGAACAGACGTGGAGAGCAAAGAGCTCCGGCAGATGGGACTGGTAGCTGCTATGGAAGACTTCCGAGAAGATAAGTCTGTCCACGATGAGAAGCGCATGTTGGACGGTATCTTCGCAAAGTCAGTCAACAATGCCTACGACCACGAGGCTATTGTGAACGGGCCTCAGAAAGCACAGGCGGACATTTCTGTTCTGCAACAAGAAGCAAATATGGTAGCCCGCCAGGCTGCAGCACACCTTCGCCAAGCTGGCGCAGAGGCGCGAAGAATTCCCATAGGCACTGTTACATGGACTGGTGAGGTCGGGCAGGCTGGCCGTCCTGGGGCTAACCGTCGCCGTGGAGGACCAAGCTCAGCAGCCATCATGAGTAACTTGGCAGACCGTCAAGGTCTTGATACAGGGAGTGGGGGAAGTTCTCGTTCAGGAACTCCTGGCGCAGATAAGAATTTAAAGTCTAAAGACTTTGTGGCCATGATCAAAACATTCATCAACCGCCACAACGGTCGAGTCCCCAGCAAAATGTTGGTAGACCACTTCAACCCCTACTGCCCGGGCAAGAAGCAGAGCGACGAGTTCAAAGCAGCTTTAGATAAGGTTGCAGTATTGAACAAAACTGGAGGTGCCGGTAGAGGAATCTGGACACTCAAGCCAGGTGTAAAATAA
- a CDS encoding eukaryotic translation initiation factor 3 subunit C — protein MSRFFRGGDDSSSDSSSDEEELYSEEEEEEEQQDSQEDSSEADSDDSSSDDEGGRGINKFLKDASSDSEDSDDEVRAKVKSAKDKRLDELESSIKQIENGQKNGDWTLISAEYEKLNRQVAKLPGSRPPKPYIRILAELEDFMNESLAKQKVTPKKMNAIQARSLNAVKQKVKKTNKEYQTQIDAYRADKDGFMESSDNEPVAPAPKPKKVSLQVDAAPTEEGDDDGFATVGKGGRTLQYTPESIFKHLRTIMESRGKKNTDRTEQIKTMEKLHEIATTPYQKIRVLLTLVSTRFDVGSGGAAAMSVEHWKAAEKELSSLLQVLEDNHDYVVVENAEEWDDDDKPPTLQEGEKHIKVPGSIVSYIERLDDELVRSLQSIDPHTSEYIERLQDEGALYNIIFRGLLYYEYLRKDDSLEIPQDSVNRIVMRRLEHVYFKPAQVVKTFEENCWKVVGETVESVITPRDQAQNAGNLVNVLCNYLFSNSDGIIRARAMLCQVYFLALHGEYYKARDMMLMSHLQENIPNFDVQSQILYNRTLVQVGLCAFRKGLVYEAQNTLQEICGSGRQKELLAQGVMMQRYNQVSPEQERLEKQRQLPFHMHINLELLECVYLTCSMLLEIPLLAQTGSSPDVKKRVISKTYRRMLEYHERQIFTGPPENTRDHVMQASKALAAGEWKKSIDFIHSIKIWDLMPSAEEIKTMLSKQIQEEGLRTYLFTYAPFYDTLSIETLSTMFELDSTKVAAVISKMISHEELAASLDQVTSTVIFRKGVELSRLQSLALALSDKASALIESNERTLEQKTQGTSNAFERQGGRGRGGQRRGGGQGRGGARAGGNTQRQAGGTQFTGGALGAAVRG, from the exons ATGTCTCGATTTTTCCGCGGCGGCGACGACAGCTCTAGCGACAGCTccagcgacgaggaggagctctactccgaggaggaggaagaggaggagcagcaaGACTCCCAGGAGGATTCTTCCGAGGCCGACAGCGACGACTCGAGCAGCGACGACGAGGGCGGCCGAGGAATCAACAAGTTCTTGAAGGACGCATCCTCCGATAGCGAAGACAGCGACGATGAAGTACGAGCCAAAGTCAAGTCCGCCAAGGACAAGCGCCTGGATGAGTTAGAATCATCTATCAAGCAAATCGAGAACGGTCAAAAGAACGGCGACTGGACACTCATCTCTGCCG AATATGAGAAGCTCAACCGTCAGGTCGCCAAGCTGCCTGGCAGCCGACCCCCCAAGCCTTACATCCGTATCCTCGCCGAGCTCGAGGACTTCATGAACGAGTCCCTCGCCAAGCAGAAGGTCACccccaagaagatgaacgcCATCCAAGCCCGATCTCTCAACGCCGTCAAGcaaaaggtcaagaagaccaacAAGGAATACCAGACCCAGATCGATGCTTACCGAGCGGACAAGGATGGCTTCATGGAGTCCTCAGACAACGAGCCCGTTGCCCCTGctcccaagcccaagaaggtTTCTCTCCAGGTCGACGCTGCTCCTACCGAGGAGGGCGACGACGATGGTTTCGCTACTGTCGGCAAGGGTGGACGCACACTCCAGTACACCCCCGAGAGCATCTTCAAGCACCTGCGAACCATTATGGAGTCCCGAGGAAAGAAGAACACCGACCGAACAGAGCAGATCAAGACTATGGAGAAGCTCCACGAGATCGCCACCACCCCCTACCAAAAGATCCGTGTTCTCCTTACCCTGGTTTCTACTCGCTTCGATGTTGGCTCTGGTGGCGCTGCTGCCATGTCTGTTGAGCACTGgaaggctgctgagaaggagctCTCAAGCCTTCTCCAAGTCCTCGAGGACAACCACGACTATGTCGTTGTCGAGAACGCTGAGGAGTgggacgacgacgacaagccCCCTACCCTGCAGGAGGGTGAGAAGCACATCAAGGTCCCTGGCAGCATTGTCTCTTACATCGAGCGTCTTGATGACGAGCTCGTCCGCTCCCTCCAGAGCATTGACCCTCATACTTCCGAGTACATCGAGCGATTGCAAGACGAGGGTGCTCTCTACAACATCATCTTCCGTGGCCTGCTCTACTATGAGTACCTCCGAAAGGATGACTCTCTTGAGATCCCCCAAGATAGCGTGAACCGAATCGTTATGCGCCGTTTGGAACACGTCTACTTCAAG CCCGCCCAAGTTGTCAAGACCTTCGAGGAGAACTGCTGGAAGGTTGTTGGCGAGACCGTCGAGTCTGTCATCACCCCCCGCGACCAAGCTCAGAACGCTGGCAACCTCGTCAATGTTCTTTGCAACTACCTGTTCAGCAACAGCGACGGTATTATCCGTGCCCGAGCCATGCTGTGCCAGGTTTACTTCCTCGCCCTCCACGGCGAGTACTACAAGGCCCGTGatatgatgttgatgtcCCATCTTCAGGAGAACATCCCCAACTTCGATGTGCAGAGCCAAATTCTTTACAACCGTACTCTGGTGCAAGTTGGTCTTTGTGCTTTCCGCAAGGGTCTTGTTTACGAGGCCCAGAACACTCTCCAGGAGATCTGCGGCAGTGGTCGCCAGAAGGAGTTGCTCGCTCAGGGTGTCATGATGCAGCGATACAACCAAGTGTCTCCTGAGCAGGAGCGACTTGAGAAGCAGCGACAACTGCCCTTCCACATGCACATCAACCTCGAACTCCTCGAGTGTGTGTACTTGACATGCAGCATGCTCCTCGAGATCCCTCTGCTGGCCCAGACTGGTTCATCTCCTGATGTCAAGAAGCGAGTGATCAGCAAGACCTACCGCCGTATGTTGGAGTACCATGAGAGACAAATCTTCACTGGTCCTCCTGAGAACACCCGCGACCACGTGATGCAAGCGTCCAAGGCCTTGGCTGCCGGTGAGTGGAAGAAGTCGATTGACTTCATCCACAGCATCAAGATCTGGGACTTGATGCCTAGCGCTGAGGAGATCAAGACCATGCTCTCCAAGCAGATCCAGGAGGAGGGTCTGCGAACCTACCTCTTCACCTACGCCCCCTTCTACGACACCCTCTCCATCGAGACCCTCAGCACCATGTTCGAGCTTGACTCGACCAAGGTTGCGGCAGTGATCAGCAAGATGATCAGCCACGAGGAGCTCGCTGCCTCTCTGGACCAAGTCACATCCACCGTCATCTTCCGCAAGGGTGTCGAGCTCAGCCGTCTCCAATCGCTTGCTCTCGCCCTATCAGACAAGGCCAGCGCGCTCATCGAGAGCAACGAGCGAACTCTGGAGCAAAAGACACAGGGAACTTCAAACGCATTCGAGCGAcaaggaggccgaggccgaggaggacAGAGACGGGGTGGGGGAcagggccgaggaggagCGCGAGCAGGTGGCAACACGCAGCGACAAGCTGGTGGAACACAGTTCACAGGTGGTGCGCTGGGAGCGGCTGTCCGGGGTTAG
- a CDS encoding 30S ribosomal protein S10, mitochondrial — translation MMRQSIRPLRAFSSEVSWIARRTQASLAKPGDLIPNKVEESQPEKGPEPRFPRSIQALHLKPLKREAEHGIPSCDLQLRSYSVQPLEFFSDFALRAAYYLGLPAYGPVPLPRITERWTVPRDNFIFKKSQENFERKTLRRLIQIRDGNPETVQLWLAYLRKHQLYGVGMKANMWEFSELGVGKKMDALPEAEKGEIDAKWSHLGQTKTIGTVEKVEELLNQRRFREAAGLRVPPTTSV, via the exons ATGATGCGCCAAAGTATAAGACCCTTGCGGGCTTTCTCG TCCGAGGTGTCATGGATTGCCCGCCGAACACAGGCCTCACT GGCCAAGCCAGGAGATCTGATCCCGAACAAAGTAGAGGAGTCTCAACCAGAAAAAGGTCCTGAACCTCGATTCCCTCGCTCCATCCAAGCCCTACACCTCAAGCCTCTAAAGCGCGAGGCCGAGCACGGCATCCCCTCGTGCGATCTCCAGCTCCGATCCTACAGCGTCCAGCCCCTCGAATTCTTCTCCGACTTTGCCCTCCGCGCCGCCTACTACCTCGGCCTGCCCGCCTACGGCCCCGTGCCTCTCCCCCGCATCACAGAGCGCTGGACCGTCCCCCGAGacaacttcatcttcaagaagTCGCAGGAGAACTTTGAGCGAAAGACACTGCGACGCCTTATCCAGATCCGCGATGGGAACCCCGAGACGGTGCAGCTGTGGCTGGCGTACCTGCGCAAGCACCAGCTCTACGGCGTGGGAATGAAGGCCAACATGTGGGAGTTTAGCGAGCTGGGCGTtgggaagaagatggatgcGCTGCCGGAGGCGGAGAAGGGTGAGATTGATGCAAAGTGGTCGCATCTTGGACAGACAAAGACGATTGGCACGGTGGAAAAGGTTGAGGAGTTGCTTAACCAGCGGAGGTTCCGCGAAGCTGCTGGTCTTAGGGTTCCTCCTACAACGAGCGTGTGA